A window from Micromonospora profundi encodes these proteins:
- a CDS encoding LacI family DNA-binding transcriptional regulator: MGRNRATLADVARRAGLSKTAASMVLNGREGTRLSAEAHQRVFAAAEELGYRPNLAARSLRTRKTATIAFVSDIVATTRFAGGLIRGALDAARERDHVLLITETQGDATFEQYAIEAMLDRQVDGVIYAAMATRRLTVPQAILGGPVVLLNATSSDTLPSVLPDDERAGHAVATALLEHGHRDAIALIGRNRLKEGDPEVSLAARARLRGIHQALGDAGVTLLAECFCTDWLPEHGYAAMRGLLNRQQRPSAVICMNDRLAFGAYQALGEAGLTVPDDMSVISFDDDPIAAWLRPGLATTALPHEQMGRRAVELLLDGGAAEPTLVPMPLRRRKSLAPPAG; encoded by the coding sequence ATGGGCCGCAACAGAGCAACCCTGGCCGACGTCGCGCGGCGAGCAGGGCTGTCCAAGACCGCCGCGTCGATGGTGCTCAACGGCCGGGAGGGCACCCGGCTGTCGGCCGAGGCACACCAGCGGGTGTTCGCCGCCGCCGAGGAACTCGGCTACCGGCCCAACCTCGCCGCGCGCAGCCTGCGCACCCGCAAGACGGCCACCATCGCCTTCGTCTCCGACATCGTCGCCACCACCCGCTTCGCCGGTGGCCTCATCCGCGGCGCCCTGGACGCCGCCCGGGAGCGGGACCACGTACTGCTCATCACCGAGACGCAGGGCGACGCCACATTCGAGCAGTACGCCATCGAGGCCATGCTCGACCGGCAGGTCGACGGGGTGATCTACGCAGCGATGGCGACCCGACGACTCACGGTGCCGCAGGCCATCCTCGGCGGGCCGGTGGTGCTGCTCAACGCCACAAGCTCCGACACCCTGCCGAGCGTGCTTCCCGACGACGAGCGGGCTGGCCACGCCGTGGCCACCGCCCTGCTGGAGCACGGGCACCGCGACGCGATCGCACTCATCGGGCGCAACCGGCTCAAGGAGGGCGACCCCGAGGTGTCCCTCGCGGCCCGGGCGCGTCTGCGCGGCATCCACCAGGCGCTCGGCGACGCTGGCGTCACGCTGCTGGCCGAGTGCTTCTGCACCGACTGGCTGCCCGAGCACGGCTACGCCGCCATGCGCGGGCTCCTCAACAGGCAGCAGCGACCCAGCGCGGTGATCTGCATGAACGACCGGCTGGCGTTCGGCGCGTACCAGGCGCTCGGCGAGGCAGGGCTTACCGTTCCCGACGACATGTCGGTGATCTCGTTCGACGACGACCCGATCGCTGCCTGGCTGCGCCCCGGCCTCGCCACCACCGCACTGCCCCACGAGCAGATGGGGCGACGCGCGGTCGAGCTGCTGCTTGACGGCGGGGCCGCCGAGCCGACGCTGGTCCCGATGCCCCTGCGTCGCCGCAAGTCGCTCGCGCCTCCCGCCGGGTAG
- a CDS encoding ABC transporter substrate-binding protein produces MAVLLTNLSRRRALLLAPLLAVGLAATACSAPGTDRSSNAEPDAAVKTELGADPITLEMYAETGFPLAKALADEFSKQHPNVTFNIREDQFTVIVENAPRVMASDNSPDIIRLPTMVDLVKDNLLKNLDPYFTAYGWDKFPASQLMQLRVGENIRGNGSLYGMGLGYSVTGVFYNKKLAQQVGMTQPPATVAEFEELLAKAKAGGVQPIMQFNKNTAGINFPHQALQNQFGDPTQVADWIFQKPGATFDTPAALKATQTIQKWAQAGYFPKDANAVDYAAMVGEFQKGNGLFMFNGDWESANLDKAMPGNVGFFLFPAESAGGKHVAMSAPNTFGVSAKAKNADAAAYFLNWAHTNAKAREIAVTVGGSSPGGPSDLPVPAAAPNTVLAETLKASQQLGAENGAVDFTANATGGIFAAAITPEMQKLIAGQQTPEGYVKAVQAEYEKELSR; encoded by the coding sequence ATGGCAGTATTGCTGACAAATTTGTCGCGACGTCGAGCGCTGCTCCTCGCGCCGCTGCTGGCCGTCGGGCTGGCCGCGACGGCCTGTAGCGCGCCGGGCACCGACCGGTCGTCGAACGCAGAGCCCGACGCCGCCGTCAAGACGGAACTGGGCGCCGACCCGATCACCCTGGAGATGTACGCGGAGACCGGCTTCCCGCTGGCCAAGGCACTCGCCGACGAGTTCTCCAAGCAGCACCCGAACGTCACGTTCAACATCCGCGAGGACCAGTTCACTGTGATCGTGGAGAACGCGCCGCGGGTGATGGCCTCGGACAACTCGCCCGACATCATCCGGCTGCCCACGATGGTCGACCTGGTGAAGGACAACCTGCTCAAGAACCTGGACCCCTACTTCACCGCGTACGGCTGGGACAAGTTCCCGGCATCGCAGCTGATGCAGTTGCGCGTCGGGGAGAACATCCGGGGCAACGGGTCGCTGTACGGGATGGGGCTGGGTTACAGCGTCACCGGCGTGTTCTACAACAAGAAGCTGGCCCAGCAGGTCGGCATGACCCAACCGCCGGCCACCGTTGCCGAGTTCGAGGAGCTGCTGGCCAAGGCGAAGGCCGGCGGCGTTCAGCCGATCATGCAGTTCAACAAGAACACCGCGGGTATCAACTTCCCGCACCAGGCGCTGCAGAACCAGTTCGGCGACCCGACGCAGGTCGCTGACTGGATCTTCCAGAAGCCGGGGGCCACCTTCGACACCCCGGCCGCGCTGAAGGCCACCCAGACCATCCAGAAGTGGGCCCAGGCCGGCTACTTCCCGAAGGACGCCAACGCCGTGGACTACGCGGCGATGGTGGGGGAGTTCCAGAAGGGCAACGGCCTGTTCATGTTCAACGGTGACTGGGAGTCGGCCAACCTGGACAAGGCGATGCCGGGCAACGTCGGCTTCTTCCTGTTCCCCGCCGAATCCGCAGGTGGCAAGCACGTGGCGATGTCCGCCCCGAACACCTTCGGCGTCTCCGCAAAGGCCAAGAACGCTGACGCCGCCGCGTACTTCCTGAACTGGGCCCACACCAACGCCAAGGCCCGCGAGATCGCGGTGACGGTCGGCGGTTCCAGCCCCGGCGGCCCGAGCGACCTGCCGGTGCCGGCCGCCGCCCCGAACACCGTCCTGGCCGAGACGCTCAAGGCGTCCCAGCAGCTCGGTGCCGAGAACGGCGCTGTCGACTTCACCGCGAACGCGACGGGCGGCATCTTCGCCGCCGCGATCACCCCCGAGATGCAGAAGCTGATCGCCGGCCAGCAGACGCCCGAGGGGTACGTGAAGGCGGTCCAGGCCGAGTACGAGAAGGAACTGTCCCGATGA
- a CDS encoding carbohydrate ABC transporter permease, giving the protein MTSALGSAPTGRDDTVSSPDRPAHPSSTRAHRRRWARAAGTGWLYVLPALVMYAIFVLRPLALTVQYSLYEWNGIGVARWAGLDNYLTVFTDSDLLKIIGNAIILIVFFSFIPVALGLLVASVVRRITTGAFGTVVRTILFLPQVIPLVAAGIAWSWLLSSNGLINQVLRAVGLGGLARAWLGDFDTALPAVGVIGAWVLLGLCTILLVTGMSKIDPALYEAARLDGAGPVREFLAVTLPSLRQEIGVCLTVTIIAALASFDIVYISTSGGPGLQTTVPGLEIYRLAFSQRQVGLASALAVVLMVLVLAFVLPIQRLTRGEKP; this is encoded by the coding sequence ATGACGTCTGCCCTCGGCAGCGCACCAACCGGGCGGGACGACACGGTGTCGTCGCCGGATCGTCCCGCCCACCCCTCGTCCACGCGGGCCCACCGACGTCGGTGGGCCCGCGCGGCCGGGACTGGCTGGTTGTACGTCCTGCCCGCCCTGGTGATGTACGCGATATTCGTCCTCCGCCCCCTCGCCCTGACCGTCCAGTACTCGCTGTACGAGTGGAACGGGATCGGCGTGGCCCGCTGGGCGGGTCTGGACAACTACCTCACGGTGTTCACCGACAGCGACCTGCTGAAGATCATCGGTAACGCGATCATCCTGATCGTCTTCTTCAGTTTCATTCCGGTGGCGCTCGGGCTGCTGGTGGCGAGCGTGGTTCGCCGGATCACCACCGGAGCGTTCGGGACCGTGGTCCGGACGATCCTCTTCCTGCCACAGGTCATCCCACTCGTGGCGGCAGGCATCGCGTGGAGCTGGCTTCTGTCGTCGAACGGCCTGATCAACCAGGTGCTGCGCGCGGTCGGTCTGGGCGGCCTCGCCCGCGCCTGGCTCGGTGACTTCGACACGGCGCTGCCGGCCGTGGGCGTGATCGGCGCCTGGGTCCTGCTCGGTCTCTGCACCATCCTGCTTGTGACCGGCATGAGCAAGATCGATCCTGCGCTCTACGAGGCAGCCCGCCTCGACGGCGCCGGGCCGGTACGGGAGTTCCTCGCGGTGACCCTGCCCAGCCTGCGGCAGGAGATCGGCGTCTGCCTCACCGTGACGATCATCGCCGCGCTCGCCAGCTTCGACATCGTCTACATCTCCACAAGCGGTGGCCCCGGCCTGCAAACCACGGTTCCCGGTCTGGAGATCTACCGCCTCGCCTTCTCGCAGCGTCAGGTCGGGTTGGCCTCGGCGCTGGCGGTCGTGCTGATGGTGCTGGTGCTGGCCTTCGTGCTGCCGATCCAGCGACTGACCCGGGGGGAGAAGCCGTGA
- a CDS encoding carbohydrate ABC transporter permease, translating to MNLSRREQLTGRLFLIALVLVTLLPFVSMLSAALQPRGTVPSGLAWPSDPQWGNFADAFTAANMGALLRSSLLIVAGVVPVSVLIATMAGFGLGQLRVPGGRFVFGLFLLGLTLPFEAVVTPLYYQMQDLGLLNTRWAIILPLIGLYMPFAVFWMRAHFTNVPVELSEAAKVDGASTWQLFWRVQVPLARPAIASLTILMFLWTWNQFLLAIVLVDDATKRTMAGALGAFQGQWGTDLVLLCAGSLLILTPTLIVFLIFQRQFIKALIQGSVKG from the coding sequence GTGAACCTGAGCCGACGTGAACAACTGACAGGCCGGCTGTTCCTGATCGCCCTTGTCCTGGTCACCCTGCTGCCGTTCGTGAGCATGCTGTCGGCGGCGTTGCAGCCGCGCGGCACCGTGCCCAGCGGCCTGGCATGGCCGTCGGACCCGCAGTGGGGCAACTTCGCCGACGCCTTCACCGCCGCCAACATGGGCGCTCTGCTGCGCTCCAGCCTGCTCATCGTGGCCGGTGTCGTGCCGGTGTCGGTGCTCATCGCCACCATGGCCGGGTTCGGGCTCGGCCAGCTGCGGGTGCCCGGCGGCCGGTTCGTCTTCGGGCTGTTCCTGCTCGGTCTGACACTGCCCTTCGAGGCCGTGGTCACCCCGCTCTACTACCAGATGCAGGACCTCGGTCTGCTCAACACCCGGTGGGCGATCATCCTGCCGCTGATCGGCCTGTACATGCCGTTCGCCGTGTTCTGGATGCGCGCGCACTTCACGAACGTGCCTGTCGAGTTGTCCGAGGCGGCGAAGGTGGACGGCGCCAGCACGTGGCAGCTGTTCTGGCGGGTCCAGGTGCCGCTCGCCCGGCCGGCAATCGCCTCGCTGACGATCCTGATGTTCCTCTGGACGTGGAACCAGTTCCTGCTCGCCATCGTCCTCGTCGACGACGCCACGAAACGCACGATGGCCGGGGCTCTGGGTGCGTTCCAGGGCCAGTGGGGCACCGACCTGGTGCTGCTGTGCGCTGGCTCGCTGCTCATCCTCACCCCTACCCTCATCGTGTTCCTGATCTTCCAGCGACAGTTCATCAAGGCCCTGATCCAGGGCTCAGTGAAGGGATAG
- a CDS encoding serine hydrolase domain-containing protein, whose product MATQPQIHGDADDGYGRVADVFRDNFASRGEVGAAVTLYVRGRKVVDLYGGLADTRTGRQWEADTPVVVFSCTKGILAICAYLLAQQGRLDLDAPVTRYWPEFGQHGKDHVPVRWLLTHQVGLPALDRALTLDEILAWDPVIKAIEAQAPLWQPGTAHSYHAMTYGWLVGEVIHRVTGQLPGAFFRDAVAEPLALRTWLGLPASERDTVARNLAPPPEADPFVDPVAERGITMGGAFAFPADADGLVSFNDPAIQAAGIPGAGAVSTAEGLARLYAACVSDIRGGPLLSAASVDDAVVVRSRGQQRHGPPDTGQRWGTGFLLDSPPARPLLGASSFGHDGAGGNLAFGDARHAVGFGYVVNQMYGAGDERANRLTAAVRSCLPA is encoded by the coding sequence GTGGCCACGCAGCCGCAGATCCACGGCGACGCCGACGACGGCTACGGGCGCGTCGCCGACGTCTTCCGCGACAACTTCGCCTCCCGGGGCGAGGTGGGCGCCGCGGTCACGCTCTACGTGCGGGGACGCAAGGTCGTCGACCTGTACGGCGGGCTGGCCGACACCCGCACCGGGCGGCAGTGGGAGGCGGACACACCCGTCGTCGTGTTCTCCTGCACCAAGGGGATCCTGGCGATCTGCGCCTACCTCCTGGCGCAGCAGGGGCGGCTGGACCTCGACGCGCCCGTGACGCGCTACTGGCCGGAGTTCGGCCAGCACGGCAAGGACCACGTTCCGGTGCGCTGGCTGCTCACCCACCAGGTCGGGCTGCCGGCCCTGGACCGTGCGCTGACCCTCGACGAGATCCTCGCGTGGGATCCGGTCATCAAGGCGATCGAGGCGCAGGCCCCGCTGTGGCAGCCCGGCACGGCACACAGCTACCACGCGATGACGTACGGCTGGCTCGTCGGCGAGGTGATCCACCGCGTCACGGGGCAACTGCCCGGCGCGTTCTTCCGCGACGCCGTCGCCGAGCCGCTGGCGCTGCGTACCTGGCTGGGGCTTCCCGCGTCCGAACGCGACACCGTCGCCCGGAACCTGGCCCCACCGCCGGAGGCCGATCCGTTCGTCGACCCCGTGGCCGAGCGCGGCATCACAATGGGCGGTGCCTTCGCCTTTCCCGCCGACGCCGACGGCCTGGTCAGCTTCAACGACCCCGCCATCCAGGCCGCCGGAATTCCGGGGGCGGGCGCGGTGAGCACCGCCGAGGGCCTCGCTCGCCTCTACGCGGCCTGCGTGTCCGACATCAGGGGCGGGCCGCTGCTGAGTGCCGCGTCCGTGGACGACGCGGTCGTCGTCCGCTCTCGCGGCCAGCAGCGGCACGGCCCACCGGACACCGGTCAGCGGTGGGGGACCGGCTTCCTGCTGGACTCGCCGCCGGCCCGGCCGCTGCTCGGCGCGAGCAGCTTCGGTCACGACGGCGCCGGTGGGAACCTCGCCTTCGGCGACGCGCGGCACGCTGTGGGTTTTGGCTACGTGGTCAACCAGATGTACGGGGCGGGCGACGAGCGCGCCAACCGGCTGACCGCCGCCGTCCGCTCCTGCCTTCCGGCCTGA